Proteins encoded together in one Pontiella desulfatans window:
- a CDS encoding glycosyltransferase family 39 protein translates to MNRKLIPAIGIAAAALAVLLAALNMQHGNLNQDEGWYLYAAKMVRDGHAPYADFAFTQGPVLPHVYAIFYPVVDALGVAGGRLVTTIMGLLAALFAAATAWRLSEKNKSAAGVAVFLLVACNVYQSYFTTVVKTYGLCAFFLSVGFFALSFKNRWGALVCGALLALAAGTRLSAGVVLPVAGVWLLFQRERRLDWFWFGVGGGLVLLAVYLPFFVSAFEQTKFGLLEYHAGRDGGGLGKLLVLKTGFVSRFVQAYFIFTLLALATFCFSPRESFRNPFALLLWLCGAGISLVHLSANFPYDDYQAIAYPILATAVATSLLPQLKEKWIAPGLVLLLLSTTAAAFSSPVNMDWFVRGRDRIWWQFKEQNDLQTLREAAGVVRQNMPEKDVLLTQDTYLAVEAGVSVPSGMELGPFCYYPDMPREQAEQFHLLNREMLIQLLNQTDAPLAAFSGYGLAIECPAVAPVAENDAAEFAEIVEARFEKVEELASFGQAHTTLSIYKLKDSE, encoded by the coding sequence TTGAACCGGAAGCTTATTCCAGCCATTGGGATTGCCGCCGCTGCCCTGGCCGTGCTGCTGGCTGCGCTCAATATGCAACATGGCAACCTGAACCAGGACGAGGGGTGGTACCTCTATGCCGCCAAAATGGTGCGCGATGGCCACGCGCCCTACGCCGACTTCGCATTTACCCAGGGGCCGGTTCTTCCGCATGTCTACGCCATCTTTTATCCGGTGGTGGATGCGCTGGGCGTTGCCGGAGGACGTTTGGTCACAACTATTATGGGGCTGCTGGCCGCACTGTTCGCCGCTGCCACGGCGTGGCGACTCTCGGAAAAAAACAAAAGCGCGGCTGGTGTTGCGGTCTTCTTGCTGGTCGCCTGCAACGTCTACCAAAGCTATTTCACGACCGTGGTGAAAACCTATGGGCTCTGCGCCTTTTTCCTTTCGGTCGGCTTTTTTGCCCTTTCGTTCAAAAACCGGTGGGGGGCGCTGGTATGCGGTGCGTTGCTGGCGCTCGCCGCCGGAACACGGCTTTCGGCGGGGGTCGTGTTGCCGGTCGCCGGTGTTTGGCTGCTTTTCCAGCGCGAACGGCGGCTCGATTGGTTTTGGTTCGGTGTCGGCGGCGGACTGGTGTTGCTGGCCGTCTATCTTCCATTCTTCGTTTCCGCCTTCGAACAAACCAAATTTGGTTTGCTTGAATACCACGCCGGTCGCGATGGCGGCGGGCTAGGCAAACTGCTGGTGCTCAAAACCGGTTTTGTCTCCCGCTTTGTGCAGGCCTATTTCATCTTCACCCTCCTGGCGCTCGCCACATTCTGCTTTTCCCCCAGAGAGAGCTTCCGCAATCCGTTTGCCCTGCTGCTGTGGCTGTGCGGTGCGGGCATCAGCCTCGTCCACCTCTCCGCCAACTTTCCGTACGACGACTACCAAGCCATCGCCTATCCCATTCTGGCCACCGCCGTTGCAACAAGTTTGCTGCCGCAGCTCAAGGAAAAATGGATTGCCCCGGGGTTGGTGCTGCTGCTGCTATCCACCACCGCCGCCGCCTTTTCCTCGCCGGTCAACATGGACTGGTTCGTGCGCGGCCGCGACCGCATCTGGTGGCAGTTCAAAGAGCAGAACGATCTGCAAACCCTGCGCGAGGCGGCGGGCGTTGTTCGCCAAAACATGCCTGAAAAGGACGTATTGTTGACACAGGACACCTATTTAGCCGTCGAGGCGGGGGTCTCGGTTCCATCCGGTATGGAGCTGGGCCCTTTTTGCTATTATCCGGACATGCCGCGCGAGCAGGCCGAACAGTTCCACCTGCTCAATCGCGAAATGCTCATCCAACTCCTAAATCAAACCGATGCCCCCCTGGCCGCCTTCAGCGGCTACGGCCTCGCCATCGAATGCCCGGCCGTCGCTCCCGTGGCGGAAAACGATGCCGCCGAGTTTGCCGAAATCGTTGAAGCCCGCTTTGAAAAGGTCGAGGAACTGGCTAGCTTCGGGCAAGCCCACACCACGCTTTCCATTTATAAACTGAAGGATTCCGAGTGA
- a CDS encoding glycosyltransferase family 117 protein — MSTDKFFRKSDWIACWATFAISLIVYTLTLQPTLGLEDSGELVVASDYLGVPHPPGYPIWSLLTWFFQWVFHGVKFHGHPNPAWGVNFFSAFAGAAACGALALLISRSGMDLLRSLKKESSMLGEGTESLFCSVAGIAGGLLLAFGQGMWSQAVIAEVYTFNIFFQSLVLVFLYRWMSQPGQSKWLLLCAFAFGLGITNHQTLMFMGLAIAAAVLFNELEIFQLKHLGFILGAFGALVLSLIGVYFGNLFIQILGIVACIACCMLIRHPFLVRDFIVTGSMYILLVGFNKWAATSPEHAKWMWVAGPAEAGFWIWTLYGLLVPVVATFVLPKGKIVGPTFLVMFIGLAFYLYMPLSSDQNPPINWGYPRTWQGFMHAITRGQYERVKLAHVFTPRFLEQVGTYLMDLRSQFYWPIAILAAIPFGFGWKTGKKNIGWLVTTFIAFLSVGIVFMILQNPKTDIQSLFIGRVQYIQSHAIFVIWLGYGILFLMAFLETMAKNNKITKIVGVLLVLLLPFALIYKNYNNEAQLKVVGGAEQDGHDFGWQFGNWQLEGVKGIEEDMRAWYSEAEFERLWDEYPNKAYPPPMGTNAIFFGGTDPGRFVPTYMIYSAKVRQDVYLITQNALADNTYMNVMRDLYGDQIWIPSPIDSNRAFQLYVQGVQNGTIQAGADVKTEGGKVQVQGVAGVMQINGFLSRMIFDHNQYRTETKTNEKTRPVGAALVPSDPPLGQDGKPPLRTFYVEESYVLPWMYPYLTPHGLIMKINNKPTPLSAEMVKNDTDFWNWYCDRLLNDQKFIRDIVARKSFSKLRSALAGLYAARGKPKEAEAAFRQAVALYDLSPEANFRLADLISRQGRFDEAIALFDEFLEKDPNNDKGAAFRENLKRMKTMTARREELEKKIQEDFKANQFVFPEIMELIAIQFNSGLARNGDALGRQIIASNKLKPEEMMALAQFMAEKRQFQTVELALKKYTAAVPQDPNGWINLAGLQLALNKRGEMYVSLKKAIEVGGEPVRSRIRKDQRFDSVRNTKEFQQLVPPQAKTTMGLAPLPGL; from the coding sequence TTGAGTACTGATAAGTTTTTCCGCAAATCGGACTGGATCGCCTGCTGGGCCACCTTCGCCATCTCGTTGATCGTCTACACCCTGACCCTCCAACCCACGCTCGGCCTTGAGGATTCCGGCGAGCTGGTGGTTGCCTCCGACTATCTCGGCGTGCCGCATCCGCCGGGTTATCCGATTTGGTCGTTGCTCACCTGGTTCTTCCAATGGGTCTTCCACGGCGTTAAGTTCCACGGGCATCCGAACCCGGCCTGGGGCGTCAACTTTTTCTCGGCCTTCGCCGGTGCCGCCGCCTGTGGCGCACTCGCCCTGCTCATCAGCCGCTCCGGCATGGACCTGCTGCGCAGCCTTAAAAAGGAATCGAGCATGCTGGGCGAAGGCACGGAAAGCCTGTTCTGCTCCGTGGCCGGCATTGCCGGTGGCCTCTTGCTGGCGTTTGGCCAGGGCATGTGGTCGCAGGCGGTGATTGCCGAAGTGTATACCTTCAACATTTTTTTCCAGTCGCTGGTGCTGGTTTTCCTTTACCGCTGGATGTCGCAACCCGGCCAATCCAAGTGGCTCCTACTCTGCGCATTCGCTTTCGGCCTGGGCATCACCAACCACCAAACCCTCATGTTCATGGGGCTGGCCATTGCCGCCGCCGTCCTTTTCAACGAGCTTGAAATCTTCCAGCTCAAGCATCTGGGCTTCATCCTCGGCGCCTTTGGCGCCCTGGTGCTCTCCCTGATTGGCGTCTATTTTGGCAACCTCTTCATCCAGATTCTCGGCATTGTGGCCTGCATCGCCTGCTGCATGCTGATCAGGCATCCGTTCCTGGTGCGCGATTTCATCGTTACCGGCTCGATGTATATTTTGCTGGTGGGCTTCAACAAATGGGCCGCCACCTCGCCGGAGCATGCCAAGTGGATGTGGGTCGCCGGCCCCGCCGAAGCCGGATTCTGGATCTGGACGCTCTACGGCTTGCTCGTCCCGGTCGTCGCCACCTTCGTGCTGCCCAAGGGCAAAATTGTTGGCCCCACCTTCCTGGTGATGTTCATCGGCCTCGCGTTCTACCTCTACATGCCGCTCTCGTCCGACCAGAACCCGCCGATCAACTGGGGCTATCCGCGCACCTGGCAGGGCTTCATGCACGCCATCACCCGCGGCCAGTACGAACGCGTCAAACTCGCGCACGTCTTCACCCCGCGCTTCCTGGAGCAGGTCGGCACCTACCTCATGGACCTGCGTTCCCAGTTCTACTGGCCGATCGCCATTCTGGCCGCCATCCCGTTCGGCTTCGGCTGGAAGACCGGGAAAAAGAACATTGGCTGGCTGGTCACGACCTTTATTGCGTTCCTCTCCGTCGGCATCGTGTTCATGATCCTGCAGAACCCGAAGACCGACATCCAGAGCCTGTTCATCGGGCGCGTGCAATACATCCAGTCGCACGCCATCTTCGTCATCTGGCTCGGCTACGGCATCCTATTCCTCATGGCCTTCCTTGAAACGATGGCCAAGAACAACAAGATCACCAAAATAGTCGGTGTGCTCCTCGTGCTGCTCCTGCCGTTTGCGCTGATCTACAAAAACTACAACAACGAGGCCCAACTCAAGGTGGTCGGCGGCGCCGAGCAGGACGGCCACGACTTTGGTTGGCAGTTCGGCAACTGGCAGCTCGAAGGCGTCAAGGGCATCGAGGAAGACATGCGCGCGTGGTATTCCGAGGCGGAGTTCGAAAGGCTGTGGGACGAATACCCCAACAAGGCCTATCCCCCGCCCATGGGCACCAACGCCATCTTCTTCGGCGGCACCGACCCGGGACGCTTCGTGCCGACCTACATGATCTATTCCGCCAAGGTGCGTCAGGACGTCTACCTCATCACCCAGAACGCGCTGGCCGACAACACCTACATGAACGTCATGCGCGACCTCTACGGTGACCAGATCTGGATTCCCTCGCCCATCGACTCCAACCGCGCCTTCCAGCTCTACGTCCAAGGGGTCCAGAACGGAACCATCCAGGCCGGGGCCGACGTCAAGACCGAAGGCGGCAAGGTACAGGTGCAGGGCGTCGCCGGCGTCATGCAGATCAATGGGTTCCTCAGCCGCATGATCTTCGACCACAACCAATACCGCACCGAAACCAAGACCAACGAGAAAACCCGGCCGGTCGGCGCGGCCCTCGTCCCATCCGATCCCCCGCTCGGCCAGGATGGCAAGCCGCCGCTACGCACCTTCTATGTTGAGGAAAGCTATGTCCTGCCTTGGATGTACCCCTATCTTACGCCGCACGGACTGATCATGAAGATCAACAACAAGCCCACCCCGCTCTCGGCGGAAATGGTCAAGAACGACACCGACTTCTGGAACTGGTATTGCGACCGCCTGCTCAACGATCAAAAATTCATTCGCGACATCGTTGCGCGAAAGTCGTTCTCCAAGCTCCGCAGCGCCCTGGCCGGGCTCTACGCCGCCCGTGGCAAGCCCAAGGAAGCCGAAGCCGCCTTCCGCCAGGCCGTCGCCCTATACGACCTCAGCCCCGAAGCCAACTTCCGCCTGGCCGACCTCATCTCCAGGCAAGGCCGCTTCGACGAGGCCATCGCCCTGTTCGATGAGTTCCTTGAAAAGGATCCGAACAATGACAAGGGCGCAGCCTTCCGCGAAAACCTCAAACGGATGAAAACCATGACCGCCCGCCGCGAGGAACTGGAGAAAAAGATCCAGGAAGATTTCAAGGCCAACCAGTTCGTCTTTCCCGAAATAATGGAGCTGATCGCCATCCAGTTCAATTCCGGCCTGGCGCGCAACGGCGATGCGCTTGGCCGCCAGATTATCGCCAGCAACAAGCTGAAGCCGGAGGAAATGATGGCGCTCGCGCAGTTCATGGCCGAGAAGCGCCAGTTCCAGACCGTCGAACTCGCACTGAAGAAATACACCGCCGCCGTACCCCAGGATCCAAACGGATGGATCAACCTGGCCGGCCTTCAGCTGGCCCTCAACAAACGCGGCGAAATGTATGTTTCGCTCAAGAAAGCCATCGAAGTGGGAGGCGAACCCGTCCGTAGCCGTATCCGCAAAGACCAGCGCTTCGATTCGGTTCGCAACACCAAGGAATTCCAGCAGCTCGTCCCGCCGCAAGCCAAAACAACCATGGGACTCGCCCCGTTGCCGGGTTTATAG
- the pnp gene encoding polyribonucleotide nucleotidyltransferase, whose translation MKGTTKVEFEVGGKSMVLETGLLAKQAHGSVTCGIGDNIVFSAVTAAKEAREGCDFFPLQVEYREKFYAAGRFPGGYIKREARPSEKEILTMRVTDRPIRTLFPDNFHREVQINNMLMSCDGTLDTDVLSVNAASAALTLTDLPFNGPIGAVRIVRNDGQWIINPNHDQLAASDIDLTYCGSRDKVMMIEGSAQEIPEADFIEAMKTAHVEVVKIIDGQLELRKALGMPEKTYAPEPKDTTLVDKARELVGEKFKELMKIGGKLERQDAVSALKEELKPQMQELFAEMTEDEYFHAFHDLEVETVRKNVTEGGTRIGGRGMLELRDLEGQVGVLPRTHGSAIFGRGETQTICTVTLGTKKEAQRFDAVTGGVDEKNFILHYNFPPYSVGEVGRLGMTGRREIGHGNLAERSIAPVMPEDFPYTVRVVSEVMGSNGSSSMASACGGCMALMDAGVPLKAPVAGISVGLFTDDNGASVEVIDILGIEDHCGDMDFKVVGTRKGITGFQVDLKVHGMNWDQVEEAFEIARKGRCDILDYMESVLPAPREDLAACAPRITTVKIDPDKIGALIGPGGKHIRAITDGTGAQIDIEEDGTVNIFAADAEAMQAAVREVNALTAEIEIGTTYDGKVIAVKDFGAFVECMPGKEGLVHISEMANERIDSVDSICKPGDAMRVKCIDIDNQGRVRLSRKAALNDEAAAAE comes from the coding sequence ATGAAGGGTACAACCAAAGTAGAATTCGAAGTCGGCGGCAAGTCGATGGTTCTCGAAACCGGCCTTTTGGCCAAGCAAGCACACGGCTCCGTAACCTGCGGAATTGGCGACAACATTGTTTTCTCCGCCGTTACCGCTGCAAAAGAAGCGCGCGAAGGGTGCGACTTCTTCCCGCTCCAGGTCGAATACCGCGAAAAGTTTTACGCGGCCGGTCGTTTCCCGGGCGGATACATCAAGCGCGAGGCGCGTCCTTCCGAGAAGGAAATCCTCACCATGCGCGTTACCGACCGTCCGATCCGCACGCTGTTTCCGGACAACTTCCACCGCGAAGTCCAGATCAACAACATGCTGATGAGCTGCGATGGCACGCTCGACACCGACGTGCTCAGCGTGAACGCCGCTTCGGCCGCGCTGACCCTCACCGACCTGCCGTTCAACGGCCCGATCGGCGCCGTCCGCATTGTGCGCAACGACGGACAGTGGATCATCAACCCGAACCACGACCAGCTCGCCGCCAGCGACATCGACCTGACCTACTGCGGATCCCGCGACAAGGTCATGATGATCGAAGGCAGCGCCCAGGAAATCCCGGAAGCCGATTTCATCGAAGCCATGAAGACGGCCCACGTTGAAGTGGTCAAAATCATCGACGGCCAGCTCGAACTCCGCAAGGCGCTCGGCATGCCGGAAAAAACCTACGCTCCGGAACCCAAGGATACCACGCTGGTCGACAAGGCCCGCGAACTCGTTGGTGAAAAGTTCAAGGAACTGATGAAGATTGGTGGCAAGCTGGAGCGTCAGGACGCCGTATCGGCCCTGAAGGAAGAGCTCAAACCCCAGATGCAGGAACTCTTCGCGGAAATGACCGAAGATGAATATTTCCATGCCTTCCACGATCTCGAAGTGGAAACCGTCCGGAAGAACGTCACCGAAGGCGGAACCCGCATCGGCGGACGCGGCATGCTCGAGCTCCGCGACCTCGAAGGCCAGGTCGGCGTGCTGCCCCGCACGCACGGATCGGCCATCTTCGGCCGTGGCGAAACGCAGACCATCTGCACCGTGACCCTCGGCACCAAGAAAGAAGCCCAGCGCTTCGATGCCGTTACCGGCGGTGTGGACGAAAAGAACTTCATCCTGCACTACAACTTCCCGCCCTACTCGGTGGGGGAAGTCGGCCGTCTGGGAATGACCGGACGCCGCGAAATCGGACACGGCAACCTGGCCGAACGCTCCATTGCCCCGGTCATGCCGGAAGACTTCCCGTACACCGTGCGCGTGGTTTCCGAAGTGATGGGCTCCAATGGCTCCTCCTCCATGGCCTCCGCCTGCGGCGGCTGCATGGCGCTGATGGATGCCGGCGTTCCGCTGAAGGCACCGGTTGCCGGGATCTCCGTGGGCCTCTTCACCGACGATAACGGCGCTTCTGTTGAAGTGATCGACATCCTCGGAATCGAAGACCATTGCGGCGACATGGACTTCAAGGTTGTCGGTACCCGCAAGGGCATCACCGGCTTCCAGGTCGACCTCAAGGTGCATGGCATGAACTGGGACCAGGTCGAGGAAGCCTTCGAAATCGCCCGCAAGGGACGTTGCGATATCCTGGACTACATGGAAAGCGTGCTGCCGGCACCGCGCGAAGATCTCGCCGCTTGTGCGCCGCGCATCACCACCGTCAAGATCGATCCGGATAAGATCGGTGCCCTGATTGGCCCGGGCGGCAAGCACATCCGTGCCATCACCGATGGAACCGGCGCGCAGATCGACATCGAAGAAGACGGTACCGTCAACATCTTCGCGGCCGATGCCGAAGCCATGCAGGCGGCGGTTCGCGAAGTGAACGCCCTGACCGCCGAAATCGAAATTGGCACCACCTACGACGGCAAGGTTATTGCGGTTAAGGACTTCGGCGCGTTTGTCGAATGCATGCCGGGTAAAGAAGGGCTGGTTCATATTTCCGAAATGGCCAACGAGCGGATCGACAGTGTTGATTCAATCTGCAAGCCGGGCGATGCCATGCGCGTGAAGTGCATCGACATCGACAACCAGGGCCGCGTACGTCTCAGCCGCAAGGCCGCGCTGAACGACGAAGCTGCCGCTGCGGAATAA
- a CDS encoding glycosyltransferase family 4 protein: protein MKILIYDDNPDFGGHQVMACHGIEALAAEPSAEVVCLINPANQKLAERLRGAGIPACPAQEKMPPADLVLCIQGDIAQSTKGIKTAKQAGIECASYIAIPHRMADMGAKLGALRDRLNQHRFNTPDRFITISKSMKQIMLERGCAKPISIVPNGIPAPGIQHQPSEPTTLGVIGRIEFNQKQQDFMVRAFLNESAFKGCHLLLVGGGPDEAKLRTLVAGQRNITLMPWQEDMEAIYEKIDFLMIPSRYEGVPLVMLEALARGIPVIASARDGMKDLLPQNWTFDPGHADALARTLQEVRASWPNQIEPLRQHVLSAHSMEAFKRNFIRKVAGINPE, encoded by the coding sequence GTGAAGATCCTCATATACGACGACAATCCCGACTTTGGCGGCCATCAGGTCATGGCCTGCCACGGGATCGAGGCGCTGGCCGCCGAACCCTCGGCCGAAGTCGTCTGCCTGATCAACCCCGCCAACCAAAAACTGGCGGAACGGCTTCGCGGGGCAGGCATCCCTGCCTGCCCGGCGCAGGAAAAGATGCCTCCGGCCGACCTCGTGCTCTGCATCCAGGGCGACATTGCCCAATCCACCAAGGGCATAAAAACCGCGAAACAGGCCGGTATCGAATGCGCCAGCTATATCGCCATCCCGCACCGCATGGCCGACATGGGCGCCAAACTCGGCGCACTCCGCGACCGCCTGAACCAACACCGCTTCAACACCCCCGACCGCTTCATCACCATCTCCAAAAGCATGAAGCAAATCATGCTCGAACGTGGCTGCGCCAAACCAATCTCCATCGTTCCCAACGGGATTCCCGCTCCCGGCATCCAACACCAACCATCGGAGCCAACAACGCTGGGCGTCATCGGGCGCATCGAGTTCAACCAAAAACAACAGGACTTCATGGTGCGCGCATTCCTGAACGAGTCCGCTTTCAAGGGTTGCCACCTCCTCCTCGTCGGCGGCGGACCGGATGAAGCCAAACTGCGCACCCTGGTTGCCGGGCAACGAAACATTACCCTGATGCCCTGGCAGGAGGACATGGAAGCCATCTACGAAAAAATCGATTTCCTCATGATTCCTTCGCGCTATGAAGGCGTTCCGCTGGTCATGCTCGAAGCCCTCGCCCGCGGCATCCCGGTCATCGCCAGCGCCCGTGATGGCATGAAAGACCTCCTGCCGCAAAACTGGACGTTCGATCCGGGCCATGCGGATGCCCTCGCCCGCACCCTGCAGGAGGTGCGGGCCAGCTGGCCAAACCAAATCGAACCCCTTCGGCAACACGTCCTATCCGCCCATTCCATGGAAGCCTTCAAACGCAACTTCATCCGCAAGGTTGCCGGAATCAACCCCGAATAA
- the rpsO gene encoding 30S ribosomal protein S15 has translation MDQAVKAEVKNEFKRSEQDTGSVEVQVALLTSRIKELTEHLKGHSKDHSSRRGLIMMVNKRRKLLSYLQKKDDARYKELIGKLGLRK, from the coding sequence GTGGATCAAGCAGTCAAAGCTGAAGTTAAAAACGAATTCAAGCGCAGCGAGCAAGACACCGGTTCCGTCGAGGTTCAGGTTGCGCTTCTCACCTCGCGCATCAAGGAATTGACAGAGCATCTTAAGGGCCATTCCAAGGATCACAGTTCGCGTCGCGGCCTCATTATGATGGTCAACAAGCGCCGCAAGTTGCTGAGCTACCTACAGAAGAAAGACGATGCACGCTACAAAGAGCTGATTGGTAAGCTCGGCCTGCGTAAATAA
- a CDS encoding GtrA family protein, with protein MKTILSNLAEFLRSKDKLSMQFIKYLFCGGITFVVDVAVFYLMAWLLLPSLREGDPFGMVIGVFGWKIGAVPEEVLLRNFVINKVVAFLASNTAAYVTNAMFVFQGGRHQRFKEVGLFYLFSTISFVVFTWLSRLLISQFGWQVSWSYFFVFACAMVTNFTMRKKFVFKG; from the coding sequence ATGAAGACGATCCTATCCAATCTGGCCGAATTCCTCCGAAGCAAGGACAAGCTTTCCATGCAGTTCATCAAATACCTGTTCTGCGGCGGGATCACCTTCGTGGTGGATGTGGCCGTGTTCTACCTGATGGCCTGGTTGTTGCTGCCGAGCCTGCGCGAGGGCGATCCGTTCGGCATGGTGATCGGGGTGTTTGGTTGGAAAATCGGGGCGGTGCCGGAGGAGGTGCTGCTCCGAAACTTCGTGATCAACAAGGTGGTGGCCTTCCTCGCCTCCAATACGGCGGCCTATGTGACCAACGCGATGTTCGTTTTCCAGGGCGGGCGCCACCAGCGCTTCAAGGAGGTTGGCCTCTTCTATCTGTTCTCGACGATCTCGTTCGTGGTTTTCACTTGGTTGAGCCGTCTGCTGATCAGCCAGTTCGGTTGGCAGGTTTCGTGGAGCTATTTTTTCGTGTTTGCGTGCGCCATGGTGACCAACTTCACCATGCGAAAAAAGTTTGTCTTCAAGGGGTGA
- a CDS encoding glycosyltransferase, translating into MKFSIVIPAHNEEQRLPPVLDAYAQFFAHELGEEAEIILVANGCTDATAVVAKDIARNHSNIRVIDEPNRIGKGGAVILGAKAAVGDYIGFVDADGATSPEEFFRLYTIAAGKDGVIASRWMKGADVVIPQRAMRLLSSRTFNWITRILLGLKYKDTQCGAKIFKAEAWNAILPNIGTTRFAFDVDILYQLKRHNYTVAEEPTVWRDIEGSKVRFFNSSLDMFLAIVRMRLLYSPLKFTVRLYDQFLARIVEFLRRDSLFCHAMMLFMASMVANVCNVAFQMVVVRALSPVDYALLATFLSLFAIVSRPLGTLATATTHYTSLLLKEGRSGTVKRLVRKWMLIAGVPSILSAAVCILFARQIAALFDLERIAPVVVSAAALPALFLTPVVGGTLRGMQQFGWSAVASVAGAIGRVAIGAALVLLLFPACGWALVGHVGGAYINLLITMVVLLLLVVRFPADSKKLPSFRLYLFQCFFIQFGMALLMNGDVVFVKHFLPAETDFAKAATLGRMVVFLTASVTMAMFPKVSSSGEFTKEHRRIYLRGVAYTSFFLTGSFLFCVFFPRFLLGFLFRVLEPSPDLIAQTRWMAVVMGISVLLGINSSLLLAQRRFKAAAIVVVSALLYYGGVQLFHGNSFEIIAVAGGANMLGLVVTTWFILKQKTEDG; encoded by the coding sequence GTGAAGTTTTCCATCGTTATCCCCGCGCACAACGAAGAGCAGCGGCTGCCGCCGGTGCTCGATGCCTATGCGCAGTTCTTCGCCCATGAGCTGGGCGAAGAAGCCGAGATTATTCTTGTTGCCAACGGCTGCACCGATGCCACCGCCGTGGTGGCCAAGGATATCGCCAGGAACCATTCCAACATCCGCGTCATCGACGAACCGAATCGTATTGGCAAGGGCGGGGCGGTCATTCTTGGCGCCAAGGCAGCGGTTGGGGATTATATCGGATTTGTGGATGCCGACGGCGCCACCTCGCCAGAGGAGTTTTTCCGGCTCTACACCATCGCCGCCGGCAAGGATGGCGTGATTGCCTCGCGCTGGATGAAAGGGGCCGATGTGGTTATTCCGCAACGGGCGATGCGTCTGCTTTCCTCCCGAACGTTCAATTGGATTACCCGCATCCTGCTCGGCCTCAAATACAAAGACACCCAGTGCGGCGCCAAAATCTTCAAGGCCGAGGCCTGGAACGCGATCCTGCCGAACATCGGCACCACCCGCTTCGCCTTCGACGTCGACATCCTCTACCAGCTCAAGCGCCACAATTACACCGTCGCCGAGGAACCCACCGTCTGGCGCGACATCGAAGGCTCGAAGGTCCGCTTCTTCAACTCCTCGCTCGATATGTTCCTGGCCATCGTACGCATGCGGTTGCTGTATTCGCCGCTGAAGTTCACCGTGCGGCTTTACGATCAGTTCCTTGCCCGCATCGTCGAATTCCTCCGGCGCGATTCCCTGTTCTGCCATGCCATGATGCTTTTCATGGCATCGATGGTGGCGAACGTGTGCAACGTGGCGTTCCAAATGGTGGTGGTGCGGGCGCTTTCCCCGGTCGACTATGCCTTGCTTGCAACCTTCCTTTCGCTGTTTGCAATCGTTTCGCGTCCGCTGGGGACGCTGGCGACGGCGACCACGCACTATACCAGCCTTCTGCTGAAGGAGGGACGTTCGGGGACGGTCAAACGCTTGGTGCGGAAATGGATGCTGATTGCGGGAGTTCCATCGATCCTCAGTGCGGCCGTCTGTATTTTGTTTGCCAGGCAGATTGCCGCATTGTTCGATTTGGAGCGCATTGCCCCGGTCGTCGTTTCGGCGGCGGCCTTGCCGGCCTTGTTCCTGACCCCGGTCGTTGGCGGGACGCTGCGCGGCATGCAGCAGTTCGGCTGGTCCGCGGTGGCCTCGGTTGCCGGGGCGATCGGGCGTGTCGCCATTGGTGCGGCCTTGGTGCTGCTGCTTTTCCCGGCCTGCGGCTGGGCGTTGGTCGGGCACGTGGGCGGCGCATACATCAACCTGCTGATTACGATGGTGGTGCTCCTGCTCCTGGTTGTCCGCTTTCCGGCCGATAGCAAAAAGCTTCCGAGCTTCCGGCTCTACCTTTTCCAGTGTTTTTTCATCCAGTTCGGCATGGCGCTGCTGATGAACGGGGATGTGGTTTTCGTGAAACATTTCCTGCCGGCTGAAACCGATTTCGCCAAGGCGGCCACGCTTGGCCGCATGGTGGTGTTCCTGACCGCATCGGTCACGATGGCGATGTTTCCGAAAGTGTCCTCCTCCGGGGAGTTCACGAAGGAGCACCGGCGGATCTATCTGCGGGGGGTGGCCTACACCTCGTTTTTCCTGACCGGGTCGTTCCTTTTTTGCGTGTTTTTTCCGCGCTTCCTGCTGGGCTTCCTGTTCCGGGTGCTGGAGCCCAGTCCAGACTTGATTGCCCAGACGCGCTGGATGGCGGTCGTGATGGGCATTTCGGTCTTGCTCGGGATTAACTCCTCGCTACTGCTGGCGCAACGGCGCTTCAAGGCGGCGGCCATCGTGGTGGTTTCGGCACTGCTTTACTATGGCGGAGTGCAACTTTTCCACGGCAACTCCTTCGAGATCATTGCCGTTGCGGGGGGCGCCAACATGTTGGGGCTGGTGGTTACGACCTGGTTTATTCTGAAACAAAAGACAGAGGACGGTTGA